The nucleotide sequence GCCTTGGTGAATTCGGTTTCTTTTAATCAGATGAAAGACCCGGCCAAAGAGTTTTCCTTCGTGCGTGTCTTCGGAACTATAGGATGGATCACCGCCGGATTGCTCATCAGTTTTTTTAATTGGGATTCACAAGAAGGTATTACCGAAGGGTTTTTGCGCAATACGTTTTTAATGGCTTCAGTATCATCGGCTATATTGGGTGTGTTTAGTTTTACTTTACCTAAAACGCCGCCAACCGCAGATAAATCACAAAAAATAAAACTATCGGATATTCTGGGCCTCGATGCTTTGGCATTATTAAAAGACCGTAATTTCTTGATATTCTTTTTGGCCTCGGTATTCATCTGTATTCCCTTGGCCTTCTATTATCAGCATGCGGGACAGTTTTTGGGGGAAATCGGAGTCGCCAACCCTGCGGGAAAAATGACTATTGGGCAAATTTCCGAGATTCTTTTTCTCTTGCTCCTGCCCTTCTTTTTTAAACGGTTCGGTTTTAAAATGACCATTGTAGCGGCTATGTTGGCCTGGGGGCTTAGATACCTAATGTTCGCCTTTGGCGATACGGGAGAACTGGTCTTTATGTTGCTGACGGGGATAGCCTTGCATGGTGTTTGTTACGATTTTTTCTTTGTTTCCGGACAGATTTATACGGATAGTAAAGCAGGGGCAAAATACAAAAGCGCAGCTCAGGGCCTGATTACTTTAGCGACCTATGGCGTTGGTATGCTCATAGGTTTCTGGATAGCCGGAGCCATTACGGATACCTATGTTATGGATGGCGGACAACACGATTGGAGTACGATTTGGCTGTATCCTTCCGCTTTTGCGTTTCTAGTGCTACTGCTGTTCTCCATTTTGTTCAAAAATGAAAAAATAGCCTATAAATCATAGTTATTTTATTAAATTCAAACTCTTAAAAAATAAAGAACACAAAAAGTTCAAATAGCGACTTTTTACTAATTAAAAGGATTACAAAATGCCAAAAAAAATCAGACTTGGAATTTTAGGAGGAGGAGGAGACTCTCTAATAGGTGTACTACATCGTGTAGCATCGCATATTAATGACAACTATCAAATAGTAGGAGCGGTATTCAACCCTGATTTTGAGCAAAATATGGCTTTTGCCAAGGAGATTGACGTGCCTACCGATCGTATCTATAAAGATTTTGATACGATGATCGAAGAAGAAATGAAGCTTCCTGAAGACGAGCGTATTCAGGTTTGTTCGGTGTTGACGCCGAACTTTCTTCATTTTCCTATGGCATTGAAACTGTTGGAAAACGGTTTTCACGTGATTTGCGAAAAACCTATGACCACCTCATTGGAGGAAGCTAAAAAACTACAGGCCGCCCATGAAAAGGCGGGTACCGTTTTTGCATTGACCCACACCTATACCGGTTACCCAATGGTACGCCAAATGCGTGAAATGATCAAGAATGGGGAGTTGGGAAGGATCCACAAAGTAGACGCCGTTTATTATCAAGGATGGATCAATGAGATAATCCACGATCAAGAGAAGCGTTCTTCGGTTTGGCGTCTAGACCCCAAAAAGGCAGGAATCAGTTCTTGTATAGGAGATATCGGGGTACATGCCTTCAATATGGTAGAATACACTACAGGCTTAAAGATCAAGTCTATTTTGAGCGACTTCAATTATTTGTATGAGGACAACCAGATGGATGTTGATGGAACGGTTCTTATCAGAATGAGCGACCATGTTAAAGGGGTTATTCGAAGTAGTCAAGTAGCCACGGGTGAGGAAAATGGCCTAGGAATCGCTATATATGGGGAAAAAGGAGCTTTCAGATGGGAGCAAGAGAATCCTAATTACCTGTATGTCCTGAGCGATACCAAACCTACGCAGGTGTATAAGCCAGGTCATGCCTATAACAGCGAGCTTTCTTTAGGTGGCACAAAACTTCCTCCGGGACACCCTGAAGGTATTTTTGATTCTATGGCGAATATCTACCTTGGTGTAGCCAAAGCGATAAGAGGTGAGCAGTATGATAGCGGTGAGTATCCGACCATGACCGATGGTGTTCGTGGTATGAATTTTATTGAAGCTACCGTAGAGTCTAATAAAAACGGAAATACTTGGGTGGAATTGGAAGACTAAATAGTCTAAAGAAAATCCGCAATAAATAAGAACCCCCGAAAGCATTTGACTTTCGGGGGTTTTTGTTTTAAACTTGTTCAATCGATGAAAAACTCCTATTTCACCGGTTGTATCATAAAACTAAAAGATAAATTATCTGGTTTAATTTGATATTCTTCGTGTGGTAATAGTCCCCAGCTGTTATCGCCTCCAACACCCATTTGGCTATAATCTATATTGATGTTGATAAGGTCTCTTTGAGGGATGTCATAGGTGTGGCGTTGTTGTTTTTCCATACCCTCATCAAAGTCGGAATTATATTGATTGTGGGCACTGAATCCGAACAGTCTTGGTGAGGAAATTTCGATTCCTTTTCCGTTCCTGTTTAAAAAGGATACCGTACGGATATCCGTTCTGTTCCCGTTCTCTTGTGGACGTATGTACTCAAAATATAAGTCCTTTACTTTTGCATTATATGAACCTACCAATGCCGAAGTGTTCCGGTCTTGGTAATTTTCATGTGGACCTCTACCGTACCAGCTCACATTATCGTATGCCGAGTCTATGATAAAGTTATTTCCAAAACGGGGCACGATGGGCAGGCTATCCTTAATGTTGGAAAGGTCCGTACTCACTAGAATTTCTCCCTTGTTGTTGATTGCATAGGTCACCGTGGCTTCACCTTGTACGGAAGGCAGGCTGTAAGTGGCCGTAAGCTGTAAATCGTTTTTGATTTTAAACGGATTCTTACTAAGTTTTACAGCGTCAATGACCTTTTTGCCGTCATTGGAGTTCAGTTGAAAACTCGTCAGGTTTTGAGTTTCGGTAGCCTCTTTCCAGACCTTTAGACGTTTAGGCATATTGTAGCCATAATCATTGTCGGTCGGCGCACGCCAGAAGTTTACGCTCGGTCCGTTTTTGATCAAATTGCCTTGGCCGTAATCTAGTGTGGTCAAGCTACCATCGCTACTACTAAAACCGACTTCAAATCCTTCTCCTTTAATTTTTACGGTGCCATCTACATTCGTAACTGAAAGTCCACTGGTTTCCAATTCAAAAACACTGGGGGTGTAATCGGTCAATTGGAATTGTTCATAAGCAAGGGTAAAACCTTGCGGAACAAGTGGCGAGGCATTTTTGGTGGATGCGTAAACATTCAAGAAGTATTCAGATTTTTCGTCGGTCAATTCCGGTAGGGCAATCTGAAATTCTTTAGACTCATACGGAGCTACTGCTACATCGGTAATAGTTCCAGCCTTCACCTCAATTCCGTTTTTGAACAATTTCCATGTGAAATTATATTCTGAAAGATTGGTGAAATCATATTTGTTGGTAATCGTGATTTTACCTGATTTAGGATTGTTCGATTTAAACTTTACATATTGGTATACCTTTTTTACCTCGTACAAAGCAGGATGTGCCGAACGGTCAGGATTCACCAATCCGTTTAGGCAAAAATTATTGTCATGCTGAAGGTGTGAGGCGCCGAAATCGCCTCCAAAGGCATAGAATTCGACCCCGTCTTCATTTTTGGTCTTTAGGCCTTGATCGACCCAATCCCAAATAAAGCCACCTTGCAACACGTCGTATTTTTCAATAACGTCCCAGTAATCCTGAAGGTTGCCAACGCTATTCCCCATGGCATGGGCGTACTCGCATTGAATAAGGGGCCTTTTAGGGTCGTTTTCGGCATATTTGACCGTCTGTTCTATAGTCGCGTACATTGGCGCTTGAATGTCGGTATTGGCGTACTGGGTAGCGCCTTCATATTGAACGGGGCGCGTATCGTCTTGTTTTTTGAGCCATTCGTAAGTAGCGAAGAAATTTTCGCCGTTACCTGCCTCATTTCCTAAAGACCAAGTAACGATAGAAGTGAAATTTTTATCGCGTTCGTACATGCGCATCGTACGGTCTAAATGCATGGCTTTCCATTCAGGCCTATAGGCAGGGTGTGTTGTTTTGGCCTCTTCATCGTTGTCAAGACCTTGGTTGGTGGTGCCCATGCCATGGGTTTCAATATTGACTTCATCGACGATGTAAAAACCATATTGGTCCGCCATGCGATAGAAAAACTCGTTTTTGGGGTAGTGGCTGCAGCGTATGGCATTTAAGTTGTTGCGTTTCATTACCTCCATGTCTTTTAATGTGGCTTCCCTGCTGATAACATGGCCCGTAGTTTCATCGTGGTCATGTAGGTTGGCCCCTTTAATGAGAACGGCCTGGCCATTGACCAAGAATTGATTGTTCTTGATTTCAATTTTTCTGAAACCTATTTTAGAGTTTATGGCTTCGGTCACCTTTCCTTTCCTGTCTTTAAGGGTAAAGAGTAGGGTGTAAAGATTAGGTTTTTCGGCGTTCCAGCTTTTGATGTTTTTTAAGGATTTATCAAATTCGACTACGGCCGAATTTTGGTTGAAGACCACTTCTTTTTCCTCTGAGTAAAGTACTTTGCCATCATCTAAAAGTTGTACGCCTACTTTGTATCCTTTTGCCTTTTTTCCGGTGTTTTCTAGTTTCAGGTTAAGCTTCAGTAATCCATCTTTATAGTCGTTTTCCAGGTCGGCTATGGCCCGATAGTCTTTAATGGTGGTGGTTTCGGTAGCGTACAGATAGACGTTGCGGTCAATGCCGCTCAGTCTCCAGAAATCTTGGTCTTCCATATAGCTGGCATCGGACCATCGAAGTACTTGTACGGCCAAGGTATTTTTGCCTGCTTTAAGGTACTTTGTGATGTTGAATTCCGCCGGGGTCTTGCTGCCCTCGCTGTAACCTACTTTTTGTCCGTTGACCCAAACATACATAGCGCCGCTGACCCCACCGAAATGCAGGTAAATGTTCTTGCCGTTCCAATCTTCTGAAATTTCAAAATCACGTTTGTAGCTTCCTACGGGGTTTTTGTCGTGGGGAATAAAAGGAGGGTTCTTTGGAAAAGGGTAGACGATGTTCGTGTAAATGGGAATGCCGTGGCCTTGAAGTTCCCAATTGGAAGGCACTGGAATCGTGCTCCAAGTGGAAGTGTCAAAATCGGCCGTTTGAAAATCAAGGGGCCGGGCCATAACATTGTCGGCATACTTAAAGCGCCAATCGCCGTTTAATGAGCGGTAAAAGGGAGAATTTTCCCAACTATCGTTCTGTAGTGCATTCTCGGGCGTTTTGTATCGATAGAACGAAGCCGTTGGGGCTTCACGGTTGATTTGAAATATTTCGGGATTTTCCCATTCGGGATTTTCCCATTTAGGCGCCTGGGCCTGTAAAGAAATGGATAGGAATAAACCAAGAAACGGAAGAAATAGGCCGAATGAGGGCTTATAGGGAGTTGAGTTGAGCATGCTAGAGTTTGTTTACGTTGATACTGTACAAGGTAAAAAAACTTTACAATAAACTAGGCTTCTGTGGTATCACAAAATAGCACAGTCCCTCAATCCCTATAAAAACCGTTTAACGGTCGAATATTTTTTCGAACTCTTGACAGACAATGATCATGCTCTCGTTGGGCTTGCGGTTGAAAGCGGCCAGTTCTTTGGTAAAGTAGTCCCAATGCACCTTTTTCCAATAGGCCAAGCTTTTGTCGCCCTCACCTTCGAGCTGGGCATAGGCCTCGTCTATACTGAAATAGGGCCTTAACTTTACTGCGGTAGTTCTAACGATGCACTGTGCCTCGCCTTCCCAATTGGTTACGATCATAAAATCGCCAATCTTGGGCAATGGCTGTTTGCGGTACTGCAGACCCAACAACGAGTGGGAGGTGGCACGTTTAATGCCTTTTTTGACCAATGCCGCGCATTCGTTGGCATCCTGTTCGTTGTTGCAGAAATGTACGACTTGTGGGGCATCGACAAAAGCATGTTCTAAATGTTTGTCAAGGTAATCTCCCCACAAATTTCGGGCTGAAGCGTTTTCCATATAGTTATTGCGGTTAGCTAGTTTTTCACGGTATTAGCGAAAAATTTAGGTTAACAATATACAAACGAACGAACAATTTTAGGTGATATTTTAGAATATCAGATTGATTTATCGGTCGTTATACATAATCATGAAAGTTTTCCGGACTTTAATTGTTCGGCGGCGTGGTTGGCGGCCCTTGCCGTAAACGCCATATAGGTCAACGAAGGGTTGACACAACTTGACGATGACATGAAAGCTCCGTCGGTTACATATACATTGGGAACGGTATGTAATTGGTTGTGTTTGTTCACTATTGACGTTTTGGGGCTATGTCCCATACGTGCACCTCCCATTTCATGAATGCCCAGGCCGGGACCGGTTACTTCATCATAAGGCTGTACATCTTTGAAGCCCGCCGCTTTGAACATGGCAACGATTTCCTTTTTAATGTCCTCGCGCATATTGTATTCGTTTTCCTTGAACTCAACGTCAAAATCCAGTTGGGGTAGTCCCCATTTGTCTTTTTTGCTTCGGCTAAGGGTTACGCGATTATCGTCATAGGGTAAAAACTCGCCGAAACCCGTAACGCCAATTTGCCAATGACCAGGTTTTAGAATGGATTCTTTAAGGTCTTTTCCGTATCCCATTTCTCCGATTGAAGCCGACCAGTCTTGCCTGCTGGCACTTCCTTGGTAACCAAAGCCGCGCAGGTAGCCTTCGCGCTTGGTTTCGTCGTTCAAATTGACGAATCTGGGAATGTAGAATCCGTTGGGTCTTCGTCCCTTGTAGTACTTATCTAAATAACCGTCTACTTTTGCCGAGGCGCCCAATTTGTAGTGATGGTCCATAATGCCACGGCCAAGTGCGTCGGAGTCGTTGCCCAAGCCATTGGGGAAACGCTCGCTCTTTGATTGTAAAAGAATCCCGACCGATGCCATTGATGAGGCACATAGAAAAATCACTTTCGCCTTAAATTCAATCTTCTCGTTGGTTTCGGCATCGATGATCTTAACGCCAGTAGCCTTTTTGGTAGTGTCGTCATATACCACTTCGTATACGATGGAATTGGGCCGTAGTGTCATATTTCCGGTACGTTCCGCAGCGGGCAAGGTAGAGGAATTGCTGCTAAAATAGCCCCCGAATGGGCAGCCTCTCCAGCATCTATTTCGATTTTGGCATGTTCCCCTGCCTTCAAAATCGGCATCAGGGTCGGTGATATGTGCCGCGCGACCGATGGTAATTAAACGTCCGTCGTCAAATTTTTCGGCCACTGAGGCCTTAAATTCCTCTTCAACACAGTTGAGGTCCATTTTAGGTTGAAAGATACCATCGGGCAAGTGGGGTAGGCCCAGGTTTTCACCACTAACCCCAATATATGCTTCCACCTTATCGTACCAAGGTGAAATATCTTTATAGCGTACGGGCCAGTCTACGCCTATACCTTCTTTTTTATTGGCTTCAAAATCAAGGTCGCTCCATCGGTAGCTCTGTTTGCCCCAAGTCAAGGATCGTCCGCCGACTTGATAGCCTCGTATCCAGTCAAAACGCTTGGTTTCTACGTAGGGATGGTCAAGATCGTTCACAAAAAAGTGCTTTACATCTTCCTTTGGGGCCCAGCCTACTCGTGATTGGATGTGGTATTTTTCTTTATCGGCCTTGGAAAGCTCCCCTTTTAGGGGATAGTCCCAAGGGTCATCGTTCATAGTGGGATAATCTTCGATATGCCGCACCATAGGTCCTCGTTCAAGTACTAAAGTTTTTAACCCGTTCTCACATAATTCTTTAGCGGCCCAACCACCGCTAATTCCTGTTCCGACAACAATGGCATCGAATATTTCTTCTTTATTCACAATAGTATTTCTTGTTTTAAACCTGATGTAATGCCTATATTTATAACTTTCCTACGGGAAGTCGGCTTTGACTATTTACGAGAATTAAATATAGGGTTTTTCTTTATAAGGACATACAAAAGGAAGAAACCTGTTACTAAATACAAACAAATAGAAGTATGAAAACAATTAAAGGACCCGGCGTATTTTTAGCGCAATTTGTAGACAGTAAAGCACCGTTCAATACCTTGGACGGCATGTGTAAATGGGCTGCGGATTTAGGGTACAAGGGTATTCAGATACCTACATGGGAGAGTTTTTTAATAGACTTGGACAAGGCTGCCGAAAGCCAGGATTATTGTGACGAGCTTAAGGGAAAAGTAAATTCATACGGCCTTGAGATCACTGAGCTTTCTACGCATCTTCAAGGGCAATTGGTCGCGGTTCATCCGGCTTATGACCTTATGTTCGACAGTTTTGCTCCCGATGCCGTAAAGAACAACCCGAAAGCCCGTACCGAATGGGCGGTAGACGTTGTTAAAAAAGCAGCTACGGCCAGTAGAAGGTTAGGTCTTAATGCCCATGCTACTTTTTCAGGGGCGCTACTTTGGCATACATGGCACCCATGGCCACAACGACCAGCAGGCCTGGTTGAAATGGGTTTTGAGGAATTGGCCAAAAGATGGATGCCCATCTTGAACCATTTTGACGAACAAGGTGTTGATGTATGTTACGAAATACATCCGGGAGAAGACTTGCACGATGGGGATACCTTTGAGCGTTTTCTCGCCGCTACAGGAAACCATAAGCGTGTAAACATCCTTTACGACCCAAGTCACTTTGTATTGCAACAATTGGATTATATTGAATATATAGACCACTACCATGAGTTCATCAAATCGTTTCACGTGAAGGATTCCGAGTTCAACCCAACAGGTAAAAAAGGGGCCTTTGGTGGTTATAATGATTGGGGTGATCGTGCCGGTAGATACCGTTCTTTGGGCGATGGTCAAATCGATTTTAAAACTATTTTCTCCAAGCTTACCCAATACGGTTGCGATGTTTGGGCCGTGATGGAATGGGAATGCTGTATTAAGAGCCCTGAACAAGGGGCCCGTGAAGGAGCGGTCTTTATTCAAGACCATATTATCGAAGCTACGGAAAAGACCTTTGACGATTTTGCCGGTGCAGCTATAGATAAGGAAATGCTCAAGAAGATTTTGGGTCTTTAGTCCAAAACAGACTTGCGGACATCTATTTTTTAAAATAATGAAGAATGCTTTCTCTTGTCTTTTGGCAAGAGAAACATTTTTCTCTCTTCGAAAAACTAATACATAAATTATCAAGACCTATGAAGAATCTATTACTTATCCTTTTTATGGCGGTAGTCGCTTTTGGATGCAAAGAAAAGACCGAAAAAAAACAGGGGGAAATGGAAGCTGCTCCCATAGCCGAGACCGAAGTGGAGGAGCCAGTTCAAGAGTGGACGGTTCTTTTTGATGGTTCTTCGTTTGAGGGTTGGAAGGAATACAATAAAGAAGGAGTTTCCGAGAATTGGAAATTAGAAGATGGGGCCATGGTTTTCTATCCTCCAAAGGACAGAAAAAAGGGGGAAGCTTTTAATTTGGTCACCGAAAAGGAATACACCGATTTTGTGTTGTCTTTGGAATGGAAAATTTCCGAGGGGGGTAACAGCGGGGTCTTTTGGGGCGTAAGTGAAAACCCTGAACTTTCGGAAGCATATCAGACCGGTCCTGAAGTACAGGTCTTGGATAACGAGAAACATCCCGATGCCAAAAACGGTACTACCCACCAAGCGGGATCCCTATACGATATGGTGGCACCTTCGGAAGATGTGACCAATGCCGTAGGGGAATGGAACACGATGGTCATTACCATAAACCATAAAGAGGAAAAAGGAAGCATTGCCATGAACGGAAAGCCTATTGTCGAGTTTCCTGTTGGAAATGAAATGTGGAAGGAAATGGTGTCAAAATCGAAATTTGCCGACTGGGAGCATTTCGGAAAATTTACTACTGGAAAGATCGGTTTGCAAGACCATGGTGACCAAGTGGCTTTCAGGAATATTAAAATCAAGGAACTATAGTAGCAGCTCTAGGTTAGATATCACATGCCTTGCTTTTTGGGGAAGGATTCGCTGTTTTTTAACTTGTAGTGCGAATCAATTCGAACCAATAGGGCCATTTTTCGAAATCACTCCATGTTTCTTAGACGGGATGTTAGTGGATTAAGGTGGTCAGTAATGGAGGGTAGGGGCTTCTACTTTCTGTAATTACGTTATATTTGCCAAAATTCGCAGCAATTTATGATTCAGTCCATGACCGGTTTCGGTAAGCATGTTATACAGCTTCCGACAAAAAAAATTACCGTAGAGCTCAAATCCCTAAACAGTAAAAGTCTTGATTTAAATGCGCGTATGCCTTCCGCATATCGTGAAAAAGAGCTAGAGCTACGCAAGACTATTGCAAGTTCGTTGATGCGCGGTAAAGTGGATTTCGGACTATATATTGAACTTACCAGCGGTGAGACTTCGGCCGAGGTGAACGAGGCTGCCGTAAAAAACTACATGAAACAACTAAAGGCCATCGCCGACGGCGACGACCTAAAGCTGCTTGACATGGCGCTTAGAATGCCCGATGCCCTAAAGACGGAACGTGAAGATATCGATGAAAACGAATATGAATCGATAAAGCTTGCGGTTCAAGAGGCCCTAAAGGAGATAAATAAATTTCGCTCCGAAGAGGGAGAGGTACTCGAGAAAGATTTTCTTCAACGAATTGAGAATTTGCAGCAGCTATTGGAGCAGGTCGTGGTTATGGATCCAGATCGTCAGACCGATGTTCGTGAACGATTGAACAAGGCCGTTAGCGACCTCAAGGCCGACCTAGACGCCAACCGTTTTGAACAAGAACTCATCTACTACTTGGAAAAATACGATATCACGGAAGAGAAAGTACGTCTGGCCAATCATCTTGATTATTTTACGAGTACCTTGAAATCTGATGATTCCAACGGTAAAAAACTCGGTTTTATAGCGCAAGAGATCGGGCGTGAAATCAATACCATAGGTTCGAAGGCCAATTATGCGCCCATGCAGCAATTGGTGGTGCAGATGAAAGATGAACTCGAAAAAATAAAGGAGCAAATGCTTAACGTGCTCTAGGCAAGGCAATTCAAAATCAGTCAATTCATGAAAGGCGGTAAATTAATTATATTCTCGGCACCTTCGGGAAGCGGTAAAACAACCATTGTTAGACATTTGTTAGAGCAGCCCGAGCTCAACCTTGCATTTTCGGTTTCGGCCACCTCACGGCCGCGTAGGGCCAAGGAAAAGCAAGGGGAGCATTATTATTTTATGTCGATTTCGGAGTTTAAAAACCATATTAAGAACGATGATTTTCTCGAATGGGAAGAGGTGTACCGCGATAATTTTTACGGTACCTTAAAATCTGAGATCGAGCGACTCTGGGCCGAAGGCAAAAATGTCATTTTTGACATAGATGTTGCAGGAGGACTACGTATCAAACGAAAGTTTCCGGAAGAGACCCTAGCCGTTTTTGTAAAGCCGCCGAGCGTAGATGAACTTAAGATCCGACTTAAAAAACGCAGTACCGAAAGCGAGGATAAAATCAATATGCGAATAGCGAAGGCATCGGTAGAGTTGGCGACCGCTCCGCAATTCGATAAAATTATCAAGAATTACGACCTTGATACGGCCTTAAAGGAAGCGCACGAGTTGGTGGCTGATTTTGTAGGGGCGAAAATTGAGAAGTAAGCTTAAAGAAACAAAGTCACCGGTTCTTGAATATGAAAAAAATAGGTCTCTATTTCGGCACCTTCAACCCCATACACATAGGGCATATGGTCATTGCCAATCATATGGTGGAATTTTCAGACCTTGATGAGGTTTGGTTCGTGGTTACGCCACAGAGTCCTTTTAAGACCAAAAAGACCTTGCTCGCCGACAATCACCGCTACCAGATGGTGTACGAGGCTACAAAAGACTACCCGAAGTTGAAACCGAGTAACATAGAATTCGGCTTGCCGCAGCCGAACTATACCATCCATACCTTGGTTCATCTGAACGAGAAATACGGTTCAGACCATGCATTTTGCCTGATTATGGGGGAGGATAACCTCAAGGGCTTCCATAAATGGAAAAACTATGAAGTTATTTTGAGCGATTACGATGTATATGTGTACCCTAGAATATCGGAAGGGGAAATTGAGCATCGCTTTAAAGGGCATCCCAAGATTCACAAGGTAGACGCTCCTATCATGGAAATCTCTTCGACCTTTATTCGCAAAAGCCATAAGGAGGGTAAGAATATCCGTCCCTTGCTTACCGATTCGGTATGGAAGTATATGGATGAAATGAATTTTTATCGTTAGCCTATCGTTTTATGAGCTTACGGCCGTTTTCATGATAGATTTTTTTGAGGGTTTCGTCGTTGAGGTCTAGTCCGTTCAGAGGCCAATGGTACGAAAAGTAATCCCAGGCATAAAAATGTTCATCGGCACTTTCCAGAATTTTAAAGGTAGTACGGTACATGGTATCGTCCATCCCCATATCCGTTCCATATACCAATCGGTCTTTATATTTCTCAAAAAAGCGTTTCGTGCGTCTGGGTACCGGTGCTACTTCGGCATATCGTGCTGAGATATCTGCG is from Zobellia galactanivorans and encodes:
- a CDS encoding YicC/YloC family endoribonuclease translates to MIQSMTGFGKHVIQLPTKKITVELKSLNSKSLDLNARMPSAYREKELELRKTIASSLMRGKVDFGLYIELTSGETSAEVNEAAVKNYMKQLKAIADGDDLKLLDMALRMPDALKTEREDIDENEYESIKLAVQEALKEINKFRSEEGEVLEKDFLQRIENLQQLLEQVVVMDPDRQTDVRERLNKAVSDLKADLDANRFEQELIYYLEKYDITEEKVRLANHLDYFTSTLKSDDSNGKKLGFIAQEIGREINTIGSKANYAPMQQLVVQMKDELEKIKEQMLNVL
- the gmk gene encoding guanylate kinase; translated protein: MKGGKLIIFSAPSGSGKTTIVRHLLEQPELNLAFSVSATSRPRRAKEKQGEHYYFMSISEFKNHIKNDDFLEWEEVYRDNFYGTLKSEIERLWAEGKNVIFDIDVAGGLRIKRKFPEETLAVFVKPPSVDELKIRLKKRSTESEDKINMRIAKASVELATAPQFDKIIKNYDLDTALKEAHELVADFVGAKIEK
- the nadD gene encoding nicotinate (nicotinamide) nucleotide adenylyltransferase, yielding MKKIGLYFGTFNPIHIGHMVIANHMVEFSDLDEVWFVVTPQSPFKTKKTLLADNHRYQMVYEATKDYPKLKPSNIEFGLPQPNYTIHTLVHLNEKYGSDHAFCLIMGEDNLKGFHKWKNYEVILSDYDVYVYPRISEGEIEHRFKGHPKIHKVDAPIMEISSTFIRKSHKEGKNIRPLLTDSVWKYMDEMNFYR